One Natronomonas moolapensis 8.8.11 genomic region harbors:
- a CDS encoding CRISPR-associated protein Cas4 — translation MQAFTDLATATYCPRKLYYRRTHDDRGPPESVAAIRNLAFRYGELLDADTDLRAEPIATTPTAYRSALGSAKARLDRWAELVDPPETRVFLRGKDAHGIAHKCLSDPPAPVIVSPGEPPERGVWEPQGVRATAAAKALAWELETPVERAYLEYPAHGVVRVVRMTTRRKATYRKALRTAEAIDGPPPRLRNDARCESCEYREECGTRTRSLRSLLSR, via the coding sequence ATGCAGGCGTTCACCGACCTCGCGACCGCGACGTACTGCCCGCGTAAACTCTACTACAGGCGGACCCACGACGATCGCGGCCCGCCCGAGTCGGTCGCGGCGATCCGGAATCTCGCCTTCCGGTACGGCGAGTTGCTCGATGCCGACACCGATCTCCGGGCGGAACCGATCGCGACCACGCCGACGGCGTACCGGTCGGCGCTCGGGTCCGCGAAGGCCCGTCTGGACCGCTGGGCCGAACTGGTCGATCCCCCGGAGACGCGGGTCTTCCTCCGCGGCAAGGACGCCCACGGGATCGCCCACAAGTGTCTGTCCGACCCTCCCGCGCCAGTCATCGTCTCACCGGGGGAACCGCCGGAGCGGGGCGTCTGGGAGCCACAGGGCGTCCGAGCGACCGCTGCGGCGAAGGCGCTCGCGTGGGAACTCGAGACGCCGGTCGAGCGGGCCTACCTCGAGTACCCGGCCCACGGCGTCGTCCGGGTAGTCCGGATGACGACGCGCCGGAAGGCCACCTACCGGAAGGCGCTCCGGACGGCCGAAGCCATCGACGGGCCGCCGCCGCGACTGCGGAACGACGCCCGGTGTGAGAGCTGTGAGTACCGCGAGGAGTGCGGGACGCGGACCCGGTCGCTCAGATCGCTGCTATCGCGGTGA